One Sphingomonas sp. FARSPH DNA segment encodes these proteins:
- a CDS encoding aldose 1-epimerase family protein — protein MTDPQMIRITSGALTAAINSYGAELTHLTDAQGRELMTDADPAFWTGHAPILFPVIGVTNGLQIHLDGATYPMPKHGFARHSLFDVVEASDSHAVFALEDSDQTRSHYPFAFRLEITFSIEDTTLSVEARIVNRNDAAMPASFGFHPAFAWPLPYGHDRADHRIVFAADEPGALREIAPDGLIAAATRPSPLDGRTLQLRDDLFTDDALVWDHVRSQAVTYGASEGPELHVAFPDTPKLGIWTKPGAAYVCIEPWHGIADPEGYAGDFRAKPGVFEIAPGDTKHIRMKVTLTA, from the coding sequence GCATCACCTCCGGCGCGCTCACCGCCGCGATCAACAGCTATGGCGCCGAGCTCACGCACCTCACCGATGCGCAAGGCCGCGAATTGATGACCGACGCCGACCCGGCCTTCTGGACCGGCCACGCGCCGATCCTGTTCCCGGTGATCGGCGTCACCAACGGGCTGCAGATCCACCTCGACGGCGCGACCTATCCGATGCCCAAGCACGGTTTCGCCCGCCATTCGCTGTTCGATGTCGTCGAGGCGTCGGACAGTCACGCCGTCTTCGCGCTGGAGGACAGCGACCAGACGCGCAGCCATTACCCCTTCGCCTTCCGGCTGGAGATCACCTTCTCGATCGAAGACACGACGCTGTCGGTCGAGGCGCGCATCGTCAACCGCAACGACGCGGCCATGCCGGCGAGCTTCGGCTTCCATCCCGCCTTCGCGTGGCCGCTGCCCTATGGGCACGATCGCGCCGACCACCGCATCGTCTTCGCGGCGGACGAGCCCGGCGCGCTGCGCGAGATCGCTCCCGACGGCCTGATCGCCGCCGCCACGCGCCCCTCGCCGCTCGACGGCCGCACGTTGCAGCTGCGCGACGATCTGTTCACCGACGACGCGCTCGTCTGGGACCATGTCCGCTCGCAAGCCGTCACCTATGGCGCGAGCGAGGGCCCCGAGCTCCACGTCGCCTTCCCGGACACGCCCAAGCTCGGCATCTGGACCAAGCCCGGCGCCGCCTATGTCTGCATCGAACCCTGGCACGGCATCGCCGATCCCGAAGGCTATGCGGGCGATTTCCGCGCCAAGCCCGGCGTGTTCGAGATCGCGCCCGGCGACACGAAGCACATCCGCATGAAGGTGACGCTGACCGCGTAA